Proteins co-encoded in one Odontesthes bonariensis isolate fOdoBon6 chromosome 24, fOdoBon6.hap1, whole genome shotgun sequence genomic window:
- the ylpm1 gene encoding uncharacterized protein ylpm1 isoform X6 translates to MYPSWGNYGAPPSQNYGGPGPRKPPIGNHTSPGSGFGGFEASPTGSMFSSLQEQHLQQMQQLQMLHKKQLQSVLHHGNNAPAYGGGHSGGYAGSSWHSGGPGHADDGDGAQSHYNPEETPAQTARIPPAPKQGLQQPPPPQPHPTEPQAGPPPSESQVPNPPDISGAPKAREANNKDLSATEDSKSLHLQEQQQLWYKQHLQNLQKLMQEKAKQNQREGDTSVPPQPPTSQTLPPPPPSEPPKNKPPPPPPKDEQPPPPPPVEVRPEIPKDPEEAARLQQLQAAAAQWQQVQQQRAGLQYQALMQQHEKLQQILEQYQKLIQQPANLQSTSPEMQLRHYEMQQQQFTPLFKDWDRSFALWYEQFQTYPHKDQLQDYEHQWKQWQEQMNATNAHLQERVATLTAMVPFASSQYNNAMIGQFGQYPGQEIQMQQQTVNTSVPPPPLSVGPNPPGQQTPVFGTHSESPAAPPVQGGVSTGVGVMPPGPHTGPPPGFNSVRPPRASRFDQPPPGFDGPPKLDQPQQRFDGPPRFDQPQQRFDGPPRFDKPHQRFDAPPRFDQPQQRFDGPPRFNQPQQRFDGPPRFNQPQQRFDGPPRFDQPRQRFDGPPRFDQPRSRFDGPPRFDQPRQRFDGPPKFEQTRFGQQPRFESPRPPGPSTRIESPPVPQQKQQQGPQPTPEPATQKSAALDSKTPEKTADQSQSDKEINKPKPEKTKNEDMTDDSLLGSEGFFVQNDPIPQTLPTNTESKETDGNNAPKNSEKPKPVNTKPPVSAASAVVSKPPAQTSLPPDGPLTNSKSPQIEKPTGIQAQPQGSGQMQPRPEPPKPPPGRGRGQPPLCGHGRGQMGSGEFRGPNTVSTGDELGEMPYDYVPPEEPEQQEDYHWQDPSYEEFGGDESEMPPEETWMPEEHYFQEEEYYDEPVGPHMGRGGPSMMRGGPPMGRGGPRLGRGGPPLGRGGPPMGRGLPMGRGGPPMGRGGPPMGRGGPPMGRGGPLMGRGGPPMGRGGPPMGRGGPPMGRGGPPMGRGGPPMGRGGPPMGRGEPMDRHWKDTDYSEEGDCYWGEWRPPMRGMRPPFPPGRGRPPRGHPGFMPPGRGRPPHPTHGPMDHEPLGHEMDSDDTNMDPSMHPMYHGHDPYSHPMHPDAGRGRRFIPPPPPHEMIDPNEEPPYTEEREQELDWHPPHGRGPPIPPHEVIDRGGMRRRPMGRGMARGMWRPGPTHEEYKQGCNEGYTVDYDHGEDDYHCRSAQEYPPDDFRQDAKYYESEWNRERAPPERDYPPHMPPPEHSRDGRWQEETERGRPYPYDEHGRGRGELRIREYGDEPPFRQEEPPHLSPSDWDRPSRLHPPAERGYPDYPDRRSHYDDHRDESPMDIPSSRPPAARVTDLPESPPEPAGQGTSGANILALSQRQHEIILKAAQELKQIRELQVAKTPSTEPAPAPGESLSELPAGLLGLEIPPDVRNVLKGMTVAAQTGVGVDYQPSHHAAPIPSVMPKTVDYGHGHEPGATVERISYGERIVLRPDPVPDRGYEKELLGLRDPYSREAYYERRSDPYMDRREYSRERELYREKPPEYERERFERERYLSRDRDDRSPLASALRSGYRDRDRDIRDRERSGSRDPDEHYGRPGYDRPPYERPGLDRIGHERYSSPYTDRRGYPDDRGPPTAAPLPPPPPPPPKVEKKPEIKNIDDILKPPGRSSRPERIVIIMRGLPGSGKSHVAKLIRDKEVECGGAPPRVLVLDDYFMTEVEKVVKDPDTGRRVKTKVLEYEYELEMEDTYRSSMLKTFKKTLDDGFFPFIILDTINDRVKHFDQFWSAAKTKGFEVYVAEITADTQTCSKRNVHGRTLKDILKMSNHWESSPRHMVRLDVRSLLQDAAIEEVEMEDFNPEDETKEPKREEEEEGDLGYIPKSKWEMDTSEAKLDKLDGLRSGGKRKREGDRMSGLEDYLQLPDDYATRMSEPGKKRVRWADLEEQKDADRKRAIGFVVGQTDWERITDESGQLAQRALNRTKYF, encoded by the exons ATGTATCCCTCTTGGGGGAATTACGGTGCACCTCCATCGCAAAACTATGGAGGTCCAGGGCCTCGGAAGCCCCCGATTGGCAACCACACTAGCCCGGGGTCGGGGTTTGGAGGCTTCGAGGCCTCGCCCACCGGCTCGATGTTCTCCAGTCTTCAggagcagcacctccagcagaTGCAGCAGCTGCAGATGCTGCACAAGAAACAGCTTCAGTCTGTGCTACATCACGGCAACAATGCTCCTGCGTACGGTGGTGGACATTCGGGTGGGTACGCGGGGTCATCATGGCACTCAGGAGGACCAGGACATGCAGACGATGGTGACGGTGCTCAGTCGCACTATAATCCAGAAGAGACACCGGCTCAGACGGCTAGAATCCCTCCAGCCCCAAAACAGGGTCTCCAACAGCCTCCTCCACCTCAGCCGCACCCCACCGAGCCTCAGGCGGGTCCTCCTCCTTCAGAGTCCCAGGTACCAAATCCACCAGACATTAGTGGTGCTCCCAAAGCCAGAGAGGCCAATAACAAGGACTTATCTGCGACAGAAGACAGTAAATCATTACATTTGCAG gagcagcagcagctttggTACAAGCAGCATCTTCAGAACCTACAGAAATTAATGCAAGAGAAGGCCAAACAGAATCAGAGGGAGGGTGATACCTCTGTGCCACCCCAACCCCCCACAAGTCagactcttcctcctcctcctccgtcaGAACCCCCGAAAAACAAACCGCCTCCACCCCCTCCTAAAGACGAACAACCTCCGCCGCCTCCACCTGTGGAAGTGAGG CCTGAAATCCCAAAAGACCCAGAGGAAGCTGCCCGTCTCCAACAATTacaagctgcagcagcacagtggcAGCAGGTGCAACAGCAGAGAGCAGGTTTACAATACCAGGCTCTCATGCAACAACACGAAAAACTTCAACAGATCCTGGAACAATACCAAAAGCTCATTCAGCAACCTGCAAACCTACAG tcaaCGTCTCCTGAAATGCAGCTCAGGCACTATGAAATGCAACAGCAGCAGTTTACCCCTTTATTCAAAGACTGGGATCGCTCCTTTGCTTTATGGTATGAGCAGTTCCAGACCTATCCCCACAAAGACCAACTGCAAGACTATGAGCACCAATGGAAACAGTGGCAGGAACAAATGAATGCCACCAATGCTCACCTTCAAGAAAGGGTGGCCACTCTTACTGCCATGGTGCCATTTGCCTCGAGCCAGTATAATAATGCAATGATTGGACAGTTTGGACAGTACCCCGGGCAAGAGATCCAAATGCAACAGCAGACAGTAAACACAAGTGTCCCACCGCCTCCACTTTCTGTTGGTCCTAATCCTCCAGGTCAACAGACCCCTGTATTTGGAACACATTCAGAATCCCCTGCTGCACCCCCTGTGCAAGGAGGTGTTTCCACTGGTGTAGGAGTCATGCCCCCAGGTCCCCACACTGGGCCGCCACCAGGCTTCAACAGTGTTAGACCGCCACG GGCAAGCAGATTTGACCAGCCACCACCAGGTTTTGATGGTCCTCCAAAGTTAGACCAACCACAGCAGCGATTTGATGGTCCCCCAAGGTTTGACCAACCACAGCAGCGCTTTGATGGTCCACCAAGGTTCGACAAACCTCACCAGCGCTTTGATGCCCCCCCAAGATTTGACCAACCACAGCAGCGTTTTGATGGTCCTCCAAGGTTCAACCAACCACAACAGCGTTTTGATGGTCCTCCAAGGTTCAACCAACCACAACAGCGTTTTGATGGTCCCCCTCGATTTGACCAACCGAGGCAACGCTTTGATGGTCCACCTAGGTTTGATCAGCCACGATCACGCTTTGATGGTCCCCCTCGATTTGACCAGCCAAGGCAGCGTTTTGATGGACCCCCAAAATTTGAACAAACTCGATTTGGTCAGCAGCCTAGGTTTGAGTCCCCACGGCCCCCCGGTCCTTCAACTCGAATTGAATCTCCACCAGTGcctcaacaaaaacaacagcaagGTCCCCAACCTACGCCAGAGCCAGCCACTCAGAAATCTGCTGCTTTAGATTCCAAGACTCCAGAAAAAACAGCTGATCAGTCACAGTCtgataaagaaataaacaaaccaaaacCAGAAAAGACCAAGAATGAAGACATGACAGATGACAGTCTGCTTGGAAGTGAGGGCTTTTTTGTTCAAAATGACCCCATTCCTCAGACATTACCAACTAATACAGAATCTAAAGAAACAGATGGCAATAATGCACCTAAAAATAGTGAGAAACCTAAACCAGTTAATACTAAGCCTCCTGtatctgctgcttctgctgtggTGTCAAAACCTCCAGCACAAACTTCCCTCCCACCAGATGGACCGTTGACTAATAGCAAATCACCACAGATTGAAAAGCCCACTGGAATCCAAGCACAGCCACAAGGTTCTGGTCAAATGCAGCCAAGGCCAGAACCTCCAAAGCCTCCCCCTGGCAGGGGGCGAGGCCAGCCCCCATTGTGTGGACACGGACGTGGTCAAATGGGATCTGGGGAGTTTAGGGGACCAAACACTGTATCAACTGGGGACGAGTTGGGAGAAATGCCATATGACTACGTGCCTCCTGAAGAGCCAGAACAGCAAGAGGACTACCACTGGCAAGATCCTTCATATGAGGAGTTTGGTGGTGATGAGTCAGAGATGCCTCCTGAAGAAACATGGATGCCAGAGGAACATTACTTCCAAGAGGAAGAGTATTATGATGAGCCAGTAGGACCCCACATGGGGAGAGGTGGACCCTCTATGATGAGAGGAGGGCCCCCGATGGGAAGAGGAGGTCCACGTCTAGGTAGAGGAGGTCCACCTCTAGGTAGAGGAGGCCCCCCAATGGGAAGAGGTCTCCCTATGGGGAGAGGAGGACCTCCCATGGGAAGAGGAGGACCACCAATGGGGAGAGGGGGACCACCAATGGGGAGAGGGGGACCACTAATGGGGAGAGGGGGACCACCAATGGGAAGAGGAGGCCCACCTATGGGGAGAGGAGGCCCACCTATGGGGAGAGGAGGCCCACCCATGGGGAGAGGAGGCCCCCCTATGGGTAGAGGGGGACCGCCCATGGGGAGGGGAGAACCAATGGACAGGCACTGGAAAGACACTGATTACTCAGAGGAAGGGGACTGTTATTGGGGAGAATGGAGACCTCCAATGAGAGGTATGAGACCCCCATTTCCACCTGGCCGGGGCCGCCCCCCACGTGGTCACCCTGGTTTCATGCCTCCAGGTCGAGGACGCCCACCTCACCCAACACATGGACCAATGGATCATGAGCCATTGGGCCATGAAATGGACTCTGATGATACCAATATGGATCCATCAATGCACCCAATGTACCATGGGCATGACCCTTACAGCCACCCAATGCATCCAGATGCAGGTAGAGGCAGGCGATTTATACCGCCACCACCACCTCACGAAATGATAGATCCTAATGAGGAGCCACCATATACTGAAGAAAGAGAGCAAGAATTAGATTGGCATCCACCACATGGCAGAGGCcccccaattccaccacacgagGTAATAGATAGGGGAGGAATGAGGAGGAGACCTATGGGTCGAGGAATGGCAAGGGGCATGTGGCGGCCAGGTCCAACACATGAGGAATATAAACAGGGGTGTAATGAGGGGTACACTGTAGATTATGATCATGGGGAAGATGATTATCACTGCCGTTCAGCACAGGAATATCCTCCGGATGACTTTAGACAAGATGCTAAGTACTACGAGTCCGAGTGGAATAGAGAGCGTGCTCCTCCCGAGAGGGACTATCCTCCCCACATGCCACCACCAGAGCACTCCAGAGATGGACGTTGGCAAGAGGAAACTGAGAGAGGTCGCCCCTATCCATATGATGAACATGGCAGGGGAAGAGGAGAACTCAGAATTCGTGAATACGGAGATGAGCCGCCATTCAGACAGGAGGAGCCACCACATCTATCCCCTTCAGACTGGGATAGGCCCTCAAGGCTTCATCCACCAGCAGAGAGAGGATATCCTGACTATCCAGATCGTAGATCCCACTATGACGATCATAGAGACGAATCTCCTATGGATATACCTTCATCTCGACCACCTGCCGCACGTGTCACAGACCTCCCAGAAAGCCCACCTGAACCAGCAGGCCAAGGAACAAGTGGagcaaatatactggccctctCCCAACGTCAGCATGAGATAATCTTGAAAGCTGCTCAAGAGCTTAAACAAATAAG GGAACTGCAAGTGGCAAAGACTCCTAGTACTGAGCCAGCGCCTGCACCCGGTGAAAGTCTGTCAGAGCTACCTGCAGGCCTTCTTGGTTTGGAGATCCCACCAGATGTCAGAAATGTTCTGAAG GGTATGACTGTGGCAGCGCAGACAGGTGTGGGTGTAGATTACCAGCCCTCCCACCATGCTGCACCCATACCTTCAGTGATGCCTAAGACTGTTGATTACGGACATGGGCATG AGCCTGGAGCCACTGTTGAACGCATCTCTTATGGGGAGAGAATAGTGCTGAGACCTGATCCAGTGCCAGACAGGGGCTATGAAAAAG AACTGCTTGGTCTCCGAGATCCTTACAGCAGAGAGGCATATTATGAAAGACGATCAGACCCCTATATGGACCGCCGGGAGTACAGCAGAGAGAGGGAATTGTACAGAGAAAAGCCTCCTGAATACGAAAGAGAGAGATTTGAGAGGGAGCGCTATCTTTCGCGTGATAGAGATGACAG GTCTCCTCTGGCTTCAGCTCTGCGCTCAGgttacagagacagagacagggatATTCGAGACAGGGAGCGCAGTGGCAGTCGTGATCCAGATGAACATTACGGAAGGCCCGGCTATGACAGGCCTCCATATGAGCGCCCCGGACTTGACCGCATTGGACATGAGCGTTACAGCTCACCCTACA CGGACAGAAGAGGTTATCCAGACGACAGAGGCCCTCCCACTGCAGCTCCCCTCCCACCTCCACCGCCACCACCACCAAAAGTTGAGAAGAAGCCTGAAATCAAGAACATTGACGATATCCTGAAGCCACCTGGCAGATCATCCCGGCCTGAGAGG ATTGTCATCATAATGAGAGGCCTCCCAGGAAGTGGAAAAAGCCATGTTGCAAAACTCATCCGG GACAAGGAAGTGGAATGTGGCGGTGCACCTCCAAGAGTTCTTGTTTTGGACGATTATTTCATGACAGAAGTTGAAAAAGTGGTGAAAGACCCCGACACCGGGAGGAGGGTTAAAACCAAG GTTCTTGAGTACGAGTATGAGCTAGAGATGGAGGATACCTACAGGAGCAGCATGCTTAAAACATTTAAGAAAACTCTAGATGACGGCTTTTTCCCCTTCATTATTTTAGACACTATTAACGACAGGGTTAAACATTTTGATCAGTTCTGGAGTGCAGCCAAAACTAAAGGTTTCGAG GTGTATGTGGCTGAAATCACGGCAGACACTCAGACTTGTTCTAAGAGGAATGTCCACGGGCGCACGCTTAAGGATATATTGAAG ATGTCCAACCACTGGGAGTCTTCGCCACGTCACATGGTGCGCTTGGATGTCCGGTCCCTGCTTCAGGATGCTGCTATAGAGGAG GTTGAAATGGAAGACTTCAACCCCGAGGACGAGACCAAGGAACccaagagagaagaagaagaagagggtgaTCTG GGTTATATTCCGAAAAGCAAATGGGAGATGGACACATCTGAGGCCAAACTTG ACAAGTTGGACGGTCTGAGAAGCGGTGGGAAGAGGAAACGTGAAGGTGATCGCATGTCAGGCCTGGAGGACTACCTTCAGCTGCCAGACGACTATGCCACACGCATGTCCGAACCGGGAAAGAAAAGG GTACGATGGGCGGATCTTGAAGAGCAAAAGGATGCAGATCGAAAGCGTGCTATTGGTTTTGTGGTGGGTCAAACGGACTGGGAACGGATAACGGACGAGAGCGGCCAGCTGGCACAAAGAGCTCTTAACCGTACCAAGTATTTCTAA